In Microbacterium sp. ABRD28, the genomic stretch ATTCAGTTCGTCAGCAACGGTCTACGGTGTTCCTTCCGAACTGCCGCTTCGTGAGACGAGTGCAGTTGGCATGGGCATCACCAATCCGTATGGCCGGACCAAGTACATGAACGAATTGATCATCGCCGATCACGCGGCGGCGCATCCGGACTTCTCCGCCGTCCTGCTCCGATACTTCAATCCCATCGGAGCACACCCCTCGGGGTTGATTGGCGAGGATCCCGCACAAATCCCCAACAATCTCGCGCCGTACGTCACTCAGGTCGCGGTGGGGCGGCTGCCATACCTGCAGGTGTTCGGCGACGAATATGACACCCCTGATGGGACCGGTGTGAGAGATTATGTGCACGTCATGGATCTTGCAGACGGTCATGTAGCGGCGCTCTCACACAGTGATGCCGGAGTCACCGCTGTGAACCTCGGGACGGGGCGCGGAACGTCCGTCCTTGAACTGCTTCACGCCTTCAGCGCCGTCGTGGGACGTGAGATCCCGTACCGCATTGTGGACCCCAGGCCTGGTGACGTCGCAGCCGCCTGGGCGGACGTAGCCCGGGCTCGCGCTATCTGGGGATGGGAGGCGAGTAGGACGTTGTCCGAAGCATGCGTCGACGCATGGCGATGGCAAAGGCAGAACCCGAACGGGTTCTCGGCCCCGCCGGCCTAGTCGCGATCTCGCGGAGGTACGTCCTCATCTTGCCTCGCGGCATCCCCGGCGAGCACGACGTCGGCACGCTCCTCGACCAATGCCTCGTCCAGTGCGATGCGGCGACTCAGCAGCGTGATCCGGCGATTAACTGCGAGATTCCGTCTGTACTGAGTGATGACGAAGAGCAAGAAAACCAAGACGAACGCATAGAGGAGAAGGTCCGTTCCTCTACCCACGCCGACAAGAGAGGCGAGCCAGGTCAGCCACTCCGGAAACAATACCGACGCCACTGCGACGAGAGTGAAGAGCGCGAGGCCCAGGCGTCGTAGGGCAAGGTGACTGTCCCCACCGGGCTTTCGAATCACGAAGACCCCGCCCACGACCACGACCGCGATCAATATCGCCTGAATCCACATGTGCTACCTCACCACCAGGTCAACGAGGATATTGACGGCGTTGAGGACGCTCTGCCCCTTCGCCTTGGAGTAGTCCGTGTAGAGGAGCTGAACCGGGAATTCCTTCCACGGCAGTCCGCTTCGTCCTAGTTGAAGCACGATTTCTGTCGCGTGCGCCATCCGGTCCTGTTGCAAGTCGACCTTGCGAGCGGCGTCAACCCGCATGACCCGGAGACCGTTATGCGCGTCCGACAAGCGAAGTCCGGTCGTAAGGTTGCTCACGACGACGACGGTCTTCAGGATGATCTTCTTCACCAGACCGGGATCGGTCCGATCGTCCAAGAAGCGTGATCCGAAAACGATGGCCAGTCCCTCTCGGCGAGCTTCCTGTACCATCGCCACAGCGTCCTCCACGCGGTGCTGGCCATCTGCGTCGAAGGTAACGATGAATTCGACGTCATCGTGCGCGAGGGCGAAATCTATGCCGGTCTGCAGGGCCGCCCCCTGTCCGAGATTGACGGGGTGGCGCACCACCTGTGCTCCGGCCCGTTGAGCAGCCTCCGCCGAACCGTCAGACGACCCGTCATCGACGCAGACGACATGGACGAATCGCTCCAGAAGTCCTGTGACAACGTCCGCGATGACCGTCGCCTCGTTGTACAAAGGCACGACGATCCATGTGCGGTCGTCTCGCGGACTGATGGTCGTTCGCGACTGGGTCGTCTGCTGCCCGCGCGCATCGAAGTCGGCGTCGCTCATCGGATCACGTGGGTGAGCAGGGGCATGGGGGATCGTTTGGCTTTGAGCGCCTGCGGCAGTGTTGCTGCGGCGTTCATACGGGAGGTGACGTGAAGGCGAGCTGCGCGGGCAGCGCGCTTCCAGCCCATTCGCCTGAACCGTTTCGCCTCCTGCTGGAAGAAGCGTCTCTCCTCCGCGAACCGGCGGCCGTCGACCGCCCGCACAGAAGAATCAGAGCGCGAGTGGCGACGATAGTCGAACAGGGTATCCGGGAGGAGTGCGAGCCTGCCCCCATCGGCAACGATGTCGAGGAGCAGAGCGAGGTCTTGGGCGACGTCGAGGTCGGTACGAAATCCAACTCGCCTCACGGCGGCGGTACGCCACGCGACCGCCGGAAAGTAGGCCCAGTTACCGCGGAGAAGGCTCACGGCGAGCGGTTCGCCGGCGGCAACGGAGCCCCCCGGAGGTACCGAGGGTGAGAGCCACGCTTTCACCCGATCCGCCAGCGGCAGGATGCGACGGTCATACTCGTCGAGGATCTCCACTCGCGGCTGGATGATGTCCACTCCTTCTCGGGCCGCTCGTCCCACGGCGCTCAAGTACCCCGGCCGCATGACGTCGTCCGCGCCCATCATGACGAACCATTCAGCTTCCACAAGACCAAGTGCTTTGCGGTAATTGCCGTTAGCGCCAACATTGACGTCGTTCCGGAGGTAGGTCACCCGCGGGTCCGACAGCGATGCGAACCACCGCGCCGGCTCTGGGTCTGGATAGCCGTCGTCGAGGACGACGAGACGGAGGTCGGTGTGAGACTGCGAAAGAACGCTTTCCACCGCCTTCTTCATCAGTGCCACATCACCGTAGTACGGCAACATGACGTCGATCGCGCTCGACAAATCGCTTCCTTTCGTGGGCCTGGGGGGCACCCGGCTATTCTAGGTGCGCCCCGCCGAGTCTTTGGAAGGAGAGGGCTGTGACCGAAGCCCGATCTTCCGGGCCGCAGATCAGCGTCTGTGTAGCCACGTACAACGGCGCCGCTTTCGTTTCCGAGCAGCTCCTGTCTATCCTCGATCAACTTTCACCTTCGGACGAGGTAGTTGTCGTGGATGACGCCTCCTCGGACGACACGGTGGCGAGGATCGAGGCCCTCGTCGATCCTCGCATCCGAGTGATCGCCCTCGAGCGCAACGCCGGGTATGTTCGTGCATTCGAGCGCGCGATCAGCGAGGCTCGCGGTCACGTCGTCTTCCTCTCCGACCAGGACGACCGATGGCTCCCGAACCGGGTGCGGGACATGATGGAGGCGCTGACTGAAGCTGCCTTAGTGGTGTCGAACTTCTCGGTCTTCGGAGGAACGGCAACCTTCGTGCAGTCGCGACGCCTTCGCGCACAAGACAGTTCGCGGAATCTACGCAACCTGTTCTGGATTTGGATCGGCTTGCGCCCCTATTACGGGTGCTGCATGGCGTTCCGTGCGGAACTCACCCCCCGCTTGCTCCCTTTTCCGGCGTTTCTTTCGGAGACACACGATCAGTGGATCGGGATGGTAGGGAATGCATCCCGCAGCGTCATTCATCTCGAACGAGACACCATAGCCAGACGCGTGCACGCCGGCAACGCTTCGGCGCGGGGTAACAGACCGCTGCGGACCATACTCGCTGCCCGGGTCATGATGGCGCGTGCCATGGTCGAGGCGATTCGCCGAGGCGGCCGCCGCACCCCAACCTCGGGGTGATCAGCGACTGGCCGGACGATCACCCGGGCCCCGCAGACGGAACACCGTCCCCGCCAACCACCCGGCCACGTACTCCACCGCGCTCCGCGGAGATACAGTGCCAGCGCGCACGGACCGGAAGATATGGCTGGTCGTGGCGCTGAGCCGGCGGTCCCGCCCGTATAAAGCCTCCAGGCGGAGATAATCCTGCGGCGCGGGTTGTGGCAGTCGCTCGCCCAGGGCGGCGGCCATGGTCGAGCGCCACCCGACGCCGACGTTGTAAGTCGCGCGCGCCAGGCGTCGCGGCGTGATCCCGTCTTCATACCGACGGGCGGTGCGAGTGAGCGTCGCCCACGATCGCGTCGGACGGAAACGCTCGGTATCACTCTCCCCAATGACGTTCGCTTTGTGCTGGACGTAGTCCTGCACAACGTCGTTGACAACGCTGGCCCCGCCCAGAAAGTGAGCACAGACGGCGAGCCAATGATCATGCACCTCGGCGGGCGTCCGCAATGACGGGAAAGGAAGAGCTAACCCA encodes the following:
- a CDS encoding glycosyltransferase encodes the protein MPPRPTKGSDLSSAIDVMLPYYGDVALMKKAVESVLSQSHTDLRLVVLDDGYPDPEPARWFASLSDPRVTYLRNDVNVGANGNYRKALGLVEAEWFVMMGADDVMRPGYLSAVGRAAREGVDIIQPRVEILDEYDRRILPLADRVKAWLSPSVPPGGSVAAGEPLAVSLLRGNWAYFPAVAWRTAAVRRVGFRTDLDVAQDLALLLDIVADGGRLALLPDTLFDYRRHSRSDSSVRAVDGRRFAEERRFFQQEAKRFRRMGWKRAARAARLHVTSRMNAAATLPQALKAKRSPMPLLTHVIR
- a CDS encoding DUF2304 domain-containing protein; translated protein: MWIQAILIAVVVVGGVFVIRKPGGDSHLALRRLGLALFTLVAVASVLFPEWLTWLASLVGVGRGTDLLLYAFVLVFLLFVITQYRRNLAVNRRITLLSRRIALDEALVEERADVVLAGDAARQDEDVPPRDRD
- a CDS encoding glycosyltransferase family 2 protein; translated protein: MSDADFDARGQQTTQSRTTISPRDDRTWIVVPLYNEATVIADVVTGLLERFVHVVCVDDGSSDGSAEAAQRAGAQVVRHPVNLGQGAALQTGIDFALAHDDVEFIVTFDADGQHRVEDAVAMVQEARREGLAIVFGSRFLDDRTDPGLVKKIILKTVVVVSNLTTGLRLSDAHNGLRVMRVDAARKVDLQQDRMAHATEIVLQLGRSGLPWKEFPVQLLYTDYSKAKGQSVLNAVNILVDLVVR
- the galE gene encoding UDP-glucose 4-epimerase GalE, whose translation is MRVLVTGGAGYIGSHVVTQLLAQDHQVHVIDDLSNSSIEGLRRVRTITGQEVGFTRADLREKDTLTSILRSFGPDAVIHLAGLKSVSESVVRPALYYNVNLNTTLVLLAAMGDAGIGRLVFSSSATVYGVPSELPLRETSAVGMGITNPYGRTKYMNELIIADHAAAHPDFSAVLLRYFNPIGAHPSGLIGEDPAQIPNNLAPYVTQVAVGRLPYLQVFGDEYDTPDGTGVRDYVHVMDLADGHVAALSHSDAGVTAVNLGTGRGTSVLELLHAFSAVVGREIPYRIVDPRPGDVAAAWADVARARAIWGWEASRTLSEACVDAWRWQRQNPNGFSAPPA
- a CDS encoding glycosyltransferase, encoding MTIFETDWAGGEGYVVLAAYRPDPELFRRQLRSIQAQTVSAFHCLIVADGEADSVLGATRQAVGNDPRFEVIGFENRVGFYRNFERGLATVPHDARWIALSDQDDAWYPDKLEKLLPHLRQSALVSGQARVVSYPAGEILSVSTNRKNVGVTSYFLDNQFTGSLSVFRGEVLGLALPFPSLRTPAEVHDHWLAVCAHFLGGASVVNDVVQDYVQHKANVIGESDTERFRPTRSWATLTRTARRYEDGITPRRLARATYNVGVGWRSTMAAALGERLPQPAPQDYLRLEALYGRDRRLSATTSHIFRSVRAGTVSPRSAVEYVAGWLAGTVFRLRGPGDRPASR
- a CDS encoding glycosyltransferase, with the protein product MTEARSSGPQISVCVATYNGAAFVSEQLLSILDQLSPSDEVVVVDDASSDDTVARIEALVDPRIRVIALERNAGYVRAFERAISEARGHVVFLSDQDDRWLPNRVRDMMEALTEAALVVSNFSVFGGTATFVQSRRLRAQDSSRNLRNLFWIWIGLRPYYGCCMAFRAELTPRLLPFPAFLSETHDQWIGMVGNASRSVIHLERDTIARRVHAGNASARGNRPLRTILAARVMMARAMVEAIRRGGRRTPTSG